The DNA window AAGCTCAACCGCGTGGTTCCGCGCACGGACCTGCCCGCCATCGCCATCCCGGACAGCACGCCGGAGCTCATCCGCGCCTACGCGCTGGATGACGAACAGGCCCTGCTGGCCATCGTCCGCTACAACCGGCTGCTCGACATCTTCCTGCGGCTGACGACGTACTCGCTCCAGAACCACCTGCGCACGACGGCGAAGGGCATCGGGCAGATTGAGATCGACGAGCTCTACATGGGCGTGGACCGGGACGGCTGCCACTACGCCATTCCGGTGCAGGCCAAGGGAGGCTCGGACCAGATCAGCGTGGTCCAGGCGAAGCAGGACCTCACCTGGTGCGAGCAGCGCTTCCCCGGCATGAAGGTCCGCGCCATCTCCGCGCAGTTCATGAGCGACGAGCGAGTGGCCCTGTTCGAGCTCGCCGTCGCGGACGACATGGTCAAGGTCGTCGAGGAGCGCCACTACCGGCTGGCCCGTGCGGGAGACCTGAACCGGGACGAGGTCCTGAAGTACCGCCCGTGAGCGGGAACGGGGCGAGCCGCCTCAGGAAGGAACGAGCTGGTCCGCGATGCGGGCGAGGTCCGAGACGGACGTCACCACCACCGCCGTGTTGCAGTGCTTCTCGTAGGTGAGCATCTCGCTGTCGCCGACGCCCCAGTTGCCCCGCTCCTCGGGGCAGATCCACAACACGCGCTTGGCCTTGCGGCGCAGGTCCTTCAGGGCCCAGACGTTGTTGGCGTTGTAGTTGTTGCGCCCGTCGCCGATGACCATGAGGGTGGTGCGGCGGGTGATGCTGCCCAGGTGGTCGCGGGTGAAGTCGGCCAGCGCTCGGCCATAGTTGGAGTTGGCGCTGAGCGACACCGTCTTGCCCGCCGTGGCCATGTCGATGGCCTCGTCCACATCCAGGTCCTTGAAGTACTGCGTCACCTCGCCCACGTCGGACACGAAGACGAACGAGCGCACGCGCACGAACAGCGACTGCATCGTGTGCATGAAGAGCAGCATCATCCTCGAGGCATTCCGGACGGAGTCGGACACGTCGCACAGCACCACCAGATCCGGGCGCTCCGGGCGGCGGCTCTTGAACTGCGGCACCATGGGGACACCGCCCCAGGTCATGTTCCGGCGCAGCGTGCGGCGCACGTTGAGCGCGCCCTTGCGGTGCGACCGCTGACGGCGGATGAGCCGACTGCGCAGCTTCTCGGCCAGGGTGCGCACGGCGGACTCCATCTGGTCCACCTCCGCCTGGGAGAGCAGGTGGAGGGGCTTGTCCGTCACCGTGTCGGTGCGGCGACGGATGCGAGCCTCCGCCTGTCGCTTCACCTCCTGGCGCGCCGCGTCTTCAATCTTCCGCATCGCAGCGGCGACATGGCGAGAGACGATCTCCACACCCTCGGGAGCAATGCCCCGCGCGCGCAGCTCGTCCTCCAGGGACTTCATGTCGGAGCGCGCGCGCTCCATGCCCGCGCCCGCCAGCATGCGCCGCGCGAAGAAGCCCGCCTGGAGCGGACTCTCCAACCGCGACATGTCCAACTGGAGTGACGCCATCCGGAAGATCTGCGCCAGCCGGGCCCGGTCGCCTTCGAGCACCGCCTGCGCCAGCGGGGACATCTCCGGCAGGAGCAGGTTCATCTGGAAGGTGACCATCTTCAGGATGTCCCCATCCAGGTAGCCCTCCTCGGCGAGCTGATCGGCCAGGGACTTGTCGATGGCCTCGAACGTCGCGGCCGCGCCGGAGAAGAAGAAGTTGAAGGCGCGGTTGAACGTGTCCACGTCCATCTCGCGCTTCACCAGCGTGGTGCGCAGCACGGCGCGGAACAGGTCGCGCTCCGTGAGGCCCACTTCGGCGGTGGCCCGCAGGGCGTCCTGGACCTCGGACGTGCTCACGCGCACGCCGTTCTGTCGAAGCACCTCGGCGAACTCGACGATGCGGGCGTCCATCTCAGGCCTTCCCCTTCTCGAACGACATCACGGCTTCCACGTGGTGAGTCTGGGGGAACATGTCCACCACCTGGAGCGCCACGGGGCGATAGCCCGCTGCAATCAAGCCCGCGCCATCTCGCGCCAGCGAAGCCGGGTCGCAAGCGACGTACACCACCCGCCGGATGCCCAGCGCCACCATCCACTTCGCCAGGCCCGGAGCCCCCGCGCGAGGCGGGTCCGCGAGGCATACGTCGAAGCGCCGACTCTCGGCGACCAGGCCGTCGCACACCTTGCGGGCATCTCCCTGCACGAAGCGGACGTTGCTGACGCCCGCCTCCCGCGCGCTGCGCTGGGCCAGCTCCACGCCCACCGGAGATGACTCCACGCCCAGGACCGACGCCGCGCCCGCCGCCAGCGGGAAGGTGAAGTTGCCGTTGCCGGAGTACAGCTCCAGCACGGAGTCCGCATCCTTCGCGGCCAGCTCGAAGATGGCCGAGGTGACCAGCCCCACGTTCGCCTCCGCATGCGCCTGCGCGAAGGCATCCGGCCGCAAGTACAGCGGGACCTCCGGCCGCAGCGGAGACAACGAGCGCAACACGGGCTTGCCCAACAGCCGAGGTGAACCCTCCTTCGGAACCAGCACCGCGCCTTCCAGCCGCAGTGCCCGCACCGCGCTCTCCGCGACCTCCTGGTGCCGAGCCGTCACCGGC is part of the Myxococcus landrumus genome and encodes:
- a CDS encoding endonuclease is translated as MVKAATGANRYQALIERIFLDRFKRGDNQVDFDREDLASAAEQMGVDLPKNLGDVIYALRYRIGMPDSILETQAPGLEWVIEGVGRAKYAFRLVKLNRVVPRTDLPAIAIPDSTPELIRAYALDDEQALLAIVRYNRLLDIFLRLTTYSLQNHLRTTAKGIGQIEIDELYMGVDRDGCHYAIPVQAKGGSDQISVVQAKQDLTWCEQRFPGMKVRAISAQFMSDERVALFELAVADDMVKVVEERHYRLARAGDLNRDEVLKYRP
- a CDS encoding VWA domain-containing protein — encoded protein: MDARIVEFAEVLRQNGVRVSTSEVQDALRATAEVGLTERDLFRAVLRTTLVKREMDVDTFNRAFNFFFSGAAATFEAIDKSLADQLAEEGYLDGDILKMVTFQMNLLLPEMSPLAQAVLEGDRARLAQIFRMASLQLDMSRLESPLQAGFFARRMLAGAGMERARSDMKSLEDELRARGIAPEGVEIVSRHVAAAMRKIEDAARQEVKRQAEARIRRRTDTVTDKPLHLLSQAEVDQMESAVRTLAEKLRSRLIRRQRSHRKGALNVRRTLRRNMTWGGVPMVPQFKSRRPERPDLVVLCDVSDSVRNASRMMLLFMHTMQSLFVRVRSFVFVSDVGEVTQYFKDLDVDEAIDMATAGKTVSLSANSNYGRALADFTRDHLGSITRRTTLMVIGDGRNNYNANNVWALKDLRRKAKRVLWICPEERGNWGVGDSEMLTYEKHCNTAVVVTSVSDLARIADQLVPS
- a CDS encoding class I SAM-dependent RNA methyltransferase, which translates into the protein MLPLPETPIALTVERLGQLGEGVASWQGRTVFIPGAFPGDTVRVHLETQGRVLRGLLREVVTPGPDRRQAPCSLASECGGCDWLGLAESAQRRAKQEIVLSTLEHLGHMKREDFEVRPLLVAPRDWGYRRRAVLHPAGKGSLGYFSRRSHERIPVTECGALSPALAELPGKLAPLLKPLAKDTEEVLLLAEGDKAAFAVMLTGPVTARHQEVAESAVRALRLEGAVLVPKEGSPRLLGKPVLRSLSPLRPEVPLYLRPDAFAQAHAEANVGLVTSAIFELAAKDADSVLELYSGNGNFTFPLAAGAASVLGVESSPVGVELAQRSAREAGVSNVRFVQGDARKVCDGLVAESRRFDVCLADPPRAGAPGLAKWMVALGIRRVVYVACDPASLARDGAGLIAAGYRPVALQVVDMFPQTHHVEAVMSFEKGKA